Genomic window (Candidatus Eisenbacteria bacterium):
GCTCGCGCGTTACCAGGAGGCGCTCGCGCTCGCGGCGCGTACGGCCCCCGAGGGTGACCTGGTGGTCGAGCTCGAACGTCGCCGCGCCGAGGCCCTGCGTGTTCTCGGCCGGCTCGATGAGGCCGACGAAGCCTGCGGCCGGTCGCGCCGGCTGGCGCGCCTGACCGACGATCGCTTCGAATACGCCGCGACCCATCGCGTGGCGGGCGAAATCGCGCTCGCACGCGGCCGGGTCGCGGATGCGTGCTCGCACCTCGAGTCGGCGAAGAGCCTGCTCCAGGACTGCCGCGAGCGCTTCGAACTGGCCCGTACCTGCCTTCTCCTTGGCCGGCATTCGGCGGACTCCCGCTCCCGGCGCGTCCACCTGTTCCGCGCCTGCGCTCTGTTCGCCGAGGTCGGAAGCGCGTACTGGCTCGCGCAGGCCGAGGACGAGCTGCAAAGGCTGATCGAGCCTGCGTCGCATGGCCCGTCGGCCGCCGCGGCCGCGCGCGTGGACACGGTCCTGGGCCGCCGGCACAGGGCCCCGGGTCTGGTCGCCTGCTCCCATGCCATGCGCCAGGTCGAGGCTCTGGCGCGGCGCGCCGCCGTGACCGACCTGTCGGTGCTCATCACCGGCGAGACGGGAACCGGCAAGGAACTCGTCGCGCGCACCATCCATTCCCTTTCGCAACGCGCGGGCAGGCCGTTCCTGGCGGTCAACTGCGGCGCCCTGCGCGCCGACCTCGCACTCTCGCAGCTCTTCGGGCACCGCAAGGGCGCGTTCACCGGCGCTCACGCCGAGGGCGTGGGGCTGGTCGAGGCGGCCAACGGCGGCACCTTGTTCCTGGACGAGGTCGGCGAGCTGCCGCACGACGTCCAGGTGACGCTGCTTCGCTTCCTCGAAAGCGGCGAGTACCTGCGCCTCGGCGAGACGCAGGCGCGCCGTGCGGAAGTGCGCATCATTGCCGCGACGAATCGCGAGCTGCGTGGCAACGATGGCGAGAAGCACTTCCGGCGGGACCTGTTGTTCCGCCTGAACGAGATCGAGATCCGACTCCCGGCGCTGCGCGAGCGTGCCGAGGATGTCCTGCCGCTCGCCCGCCACTTCCTGTCCTTCTACGGCGGAATCGGCGCGCCTCACCTCGCGCCGGATGCCGAGGGGGTGCTCGCTTCGTTCGGCTGGCCGGGCAACGTGCGCGAGCTCGAGAACGTGATGAAGCGTATCGCGGCCCTGTGCGCGACCGATGCACGAGTGACCGCCTCAGACGTGCTTCCGTTCCTCGCCGACGATGCGCAGGTCATCGCAAGAAGCGAGCGCACCGTCGAGCGCGCGAGCGCCGAACGAGAAGCGATCCTCGCGGCCTGGAAGCAGGCTCACGGCAACAAGAGCCGTCTCGCCGGCCTTCTGGGAGTCAGCCGCAAGACCCTGTACGCGCGGATCAAGCGACTTCGAATCGAGCTCTAGCGCCGACGCCCCCCTGGGCCCGCACGCACGCAGGACCCGCCCTCCTCGGGCGGGTCCTGTTGAGTTTGCGGCGATGCCGGAGCCGCACGACGTGTTACCCGGGCCATGAAGTGTTACCCAGGCGGTAACACCTGTTCTGGTAGCGTCAATCGCGGCCCCGGTGCGCGCGATCGTGCGGCGCTGTCACCTCGGAGCAGGTGACAGCCCATGGACGCGGCGCCATTCGCGTTCGACAGGTCTGGCCAGTGG
Coding sequences:
- a CDS encoding sigma 54-interacting transcriptional regulator; this encodes MVDRNDIAHLEERLAVGSAPGAEPSLADLELLADLYIQADHYLPALETIDCLLSLPAARTLSRTRRAALESRAVACRLARGDSPAALAQCRELLADEASYDSPALCSRLHLLCARACLDLGRIEDARASAERGLKLADSIADLALSANALTWLGVAAYRAGELAIARDHTEQAIALYRRLGDELSAARARNNLGLIHKNLCEWDGAIAHFRSALEVYERSGHFADTANPLMNLGIVQQKMGDWQRAADTYRECEQVLLRIGEDLRLARVAIGLGNVARLQRRFPDAESHLLAALERARRLSARREEVLALEFLGELDYDRDRPERALARYQEALALAARTAPEGDLVVELERRRAEALRVLGRLDEADEACGRSRRLARLTDDRFEYAATHRVAGEIALARGRVADACSHLESAKSLLQDCRERFELARTCLLLGRHSADSRSRRVHLFRACALFAEVGSAYWLAQAEDELQRLIEPASHGPSAAAAARVDTVLGRRHRAPGLVACSHAMRQVEALARRAAVTDLSVLITGETGTGKELVARTIHSLSQRAGRPFLAVNCGALRADLALSQLFGHRKGAFTGAHAEGVGLVEAANGGTLFLDEVGELPHDVQVTLLRFLESGEYLRLGETQARRAEVRIIAATNRELRGNDGEKHFRRDLLFRLNEIEIRLPALRERAEDVLPLARHFLSFYGGIGAPHLAPDAEGVLASFGWPGNVRELENVMKRIAALCATDARVTASDVLPFLADDAQVIARSERTVERASAEREAILAAWKQAHGNKSRLAGLLGVSRKTLYARIKRLRIEL